In Canis lupus baileyi chromosome 19, mCanLup2.hap1, whole genome shotgun sequence, the sequence GCCACCTGACCTGTGCACTCCCACCACATCTATCCGGCtggtcctcccctcccctgtccttccagctacCCATTCAGTCCGCCTATCTGGGCCTCCTTGGCCATCTGTCCCCCATCTCCCTTGCCCAGTCTGTCTGTCtgccctgctgcctgcctgctTGCCAAACCTCACCAGCAGCATGTCCTTTTTGGCCTGCAGAAGCTCAGGGGAGTTGATGGGCGGGGGCCGGTTGCGGCTGAAGTTGTGGGGAATGACAGTGTAGAAGTGGGAGGACAGCTCCTCCAGGTTGGGGCCACCATCCGTGGGGGCTTTCAGGGCCAGCTCCAGAGCCTCCAAAGCCTCGAAGCCCCGTGCAATCTGCTGCTTGCTCAACTTCCCTAGGGGCATCTTCTTTACATCTAATGGgtggagagagtgggggagaCTCAGCCCTGTAGTCCTGCCACCCCCGTGGCCCCTGCCTCCTGACTGGCCCCTCTCTCCTCACCCAGGTTCATGAGGGTCATGGCATTCTTGAACATGTCCTTGCTGAAGATGTTGGTGATGAGCTTCTGTGTGGGTGCGTCCAGGGAGCAGGGCCGTACCCGCTGAACTATGTTCCTCACTGAGCCTCCATCCACCTAGAGGTAGAGGGCGTGGATGGGCAGGAGCAGCTGGGCACAGCCAAAGCAGAACCTGGCATTAGAGACTGGCCACATTGAGGCCAGAGAGGGGAGGTGtatgcccgaggtcacacagccggGCAGTGGCAGAAGCCAACTGGCTGGGTCTCTCCTTCCAGTCCCCTCCCTCATACTGGGGCCCACCAACACACTTCCTGGCCATTTCACCTTCACCACggcctcctgggcctcatcttctCCTTGTACTTCGATGAGTGTGTACTTGCCCGGGTGGGCCACAAAGTGGTCCCGCTCCACCCATCTGTTCTTGGTCTTGTCCTGAAATTTCTTCTCAAAGTCCTTCTTTGCATCCTCCAGCAACACAAAGTAGCTGAGCTTCGACTGGCCCACCTCTCCCTGCAACCAACAGCCTCAGgcagcagggcaggcagggggtgcgggtgccTGCCACAGTTGCCCACTGTGAAACATCTGGTTGGCCTCagctgtgccaggccctgtgccaggagcccctgggcatTCAGAGGTGGAGAGAGGGTGCAGGCAGTTGCCGAGTGAGCTGTGGGGACCCtggtgagcaggggtggggaaggtgggTCCAGGATGGCAAGGTGGCACTCACCACGCGGCCCCAGCGGTTCCAGCAGGCGAAGCGGTCCCCCTCTTCCAGCAGCTGGATGATGTAGAACTTGTTGTTGTTTCTTCCAATGTTGGTCTGATTCAGGGTGCAGGCGTAGTCTTCATGCACCTAGGGCCGGAGGGGGGTGGTGCTCTGGGGAGGGCAGGCCAGCCTGGACGGCCCTCAGATGGAACAGGTGGGAGAGCAGGCCGTAGGGAGGGCAGGCCACACAGTGACAGGGGTTTGAGGGGAACAGCAGTCAGGATGCACTGGGACATCCAGGGGAGGCTCTATCAGGAAAGGCTTGAGGTCATGGTTCTGCCCTGGGGGCCACAATCTGAGGGAACATGACTAAACTCAGTTGGGGGAAGTTCTGGGAGGATGTGGCTGTACCCTGTGTCAGGGAATCAGAGGGAGACACTGCTTCTGCCCTGGAGGTCTGACAGGACACCACTCTGCCATGCAAAAGGGATCTCAGTGGTACATGGCCCTCTGGGGCTGCTTTAGGGGTTACAGGTGAGCCCTGGGGAGACTAAGGAGGTTGAAATCCTGTCTTAAGTATGGCAGGTGGAGGCCTGAGAAGCTTGGAGGCTTACCCTAGGGTCTGAGGAGCAGACATGACTTGCCTGGATCTGATGGGCTATAACCCTACATGACCGTTGGGGTCTCAGGGAAACATAGCTTCTTGGGAGCCTGAGCTACCTGGCCAGAGCCGAGGCCCAGTGAGGAGGGGGACTGGTCTGAGTGTATTTGTACCTAGGCTCCAAGTCTGGAAGGGGACGACAGATTACCTGGGTCTGAGGGTTGTGGCTGAGCGGGCATGCTGGGTCCACTCGGACTACGTGCTTCTCTGTGGGTGCAGCTCTGAGGGCCTCGGCAGTGGAGCGGAAGCTGTCCTCCTCCTCTGCACCCTGCCGCCCCTTCTTTTTTTCAGGGCCCTCCTGTTGCACCTGGGGCTTGCGCTTTGGAGCCATGGCTCTTCTGGGGCACAAAGAGGGCCCTCAGGCCTTCATGGCCTCTGCATCCCACCTGGCTGGCACAGCACCAACGTGCCCCACTCTGGGTTTGCTCTTTTGGTGACCCTCTCCCCATTGCCTCCCCGCCGACTCCATCTCTCCATTCTCTAAGCCAGACCAAAACCAGCTCTCTGTACCAgtcccctttcccttttcccattcGCATGGGCCAGGCCAGGACCCTGTCCAGTCTGCCCCAGAGCCTCGGAAGAATGGTTCCCTATTCTCTTTAGCAATCCAGTGTCCTGATGAGGGAGGAAAAGTGAGGAGAATCTCTTCTTGCTTCtggtctcctcctccctccagagCACTCCCTGGGTATTGCCCGCTCCGCCCCTGTCTCAGCTGACTCAGATGGACGTGGCATGGCTGCTGGGCTGAGTCACCCCAACTATGGAGGAGAGTGGGCAGCAGCTCCCAAGGGCCACACTCCCGAGGCCAGATCTGTCCCTCTAGAACTTGGGACCCTGCGGCCCAGAAATCCTTCCCAAGGGGTTTAAAAGTTCTGGGGTGCCAGTCAGGGTCTGAGACCAGTGggccagcaccagcaccaccctgtcctgccctgccctgccctgccctgccctgccctgccctgccctgcagggGGCTGTGGGCAGGGCCATAGGGCACTCACCTAAAAGAAGGAGGGACCTGGGAGAGATGGCAGCCACGGATCTAGTATCAGGACCCCCGCGGCAGTTCCGGTTCTAGGGCcttctccagcaaccctctgtaACCTTAGGCGTGACTTGGGGCAGTGATCTCCCTACAATcgccaggggtggggcaggggcagcgcaggggtgggggtgtggttTTCCAGCTATCTGGCCACCAGTCAAGTGAGTCAGAGGCTGGACTAGCGGAGCCCAGCAGCCTGTCCCACGGACCGCTGGACACTCGACCGGGAGAGCCAGCGCAGCCCAGGAGGCTGACGCGTCCCTCGCGCCGCTTGAGTGGCCCGAGGCACGCAATACGTGTCCGCCGGCTGCCCCGTGACCTTGGGCCCAGGTGCGGGCATCGCCTCCCTCTCCTCCGGGCTGCCTACGTTTCCTCGCCGTTACCTAGTGCCAGGCTGGTTCACCCTAGCTCCCGCCCCCGACGGGGAGGAGCCCAGCTGCGAGACTCGGGGCGCTGCATCTCTGACGCCCCCCAGCGTCCAAGGGCCGCAAACACAGAGAAGGCGCTTCTGGTCCGGCCCGCCCCTTGGTCGCCAGCCCGCAGCAGGGCGCAGGCGCCGCAGCTTTGGGCCGGAAGCGCCCGAGGAGGCTTGGAGCCCGGAGGAAGCCTTGGAGGCGGGGCCACAAGCGCTTATCCTATGGGCGCCTGGGGGCGGGACAGAGCGTACAGAGGCAGCCAATGGGGCCGTGGGAGGCGGGACCCGCGGGGCACTGGGAGCCTATCCGGGCGCGGAGTCGTGCCAGACCTCCGGGGCTAGCAGCCACGTGAGTTCTCCGTGGCGGCCGCTGCGCTCGCGGTGGGCAGCAtgtcggcggcggcggcggctcggaaGCGGGGAAGGCCGGCCTCGGGGGCCGCGGCCGGTGCGGGGGCCGGCAAGCGGCGGCGAAAGGTGAGCCTGAAGCTTCTGCGGGCCACAGTCAGCCCCGCCGCCGGGACCAGCGTCGTCCGCCCCGGGACACCCGGGCCCCGGGCGCCTCCGCGGCCCTTTTTTCGGGACCCCAGCTGGAGTCGGCTTCGTTCCTCTCTCCGGGGGCCAGGTCCTGAAAGACCTTGCACTGgagccggcgggggcgggggcgggggcggggaggccacTGCCTTTCCTAGTCCGGCGGCTCTCGAGAGATCGGAAGGCGCGCTTGGTCAGTGCCCGGTGGTTGGGACCCCGGACTAACGAAAGGatcatttaattctcaggccgactCTGCCGGGGACCGGGGCAAGTCCAAGGGAGGCGGCAAGATGAATGAGGAGATTTCCAGCGACTCTGAGAGTGAGAGGTGAGCTCTCTCCCACCTGGAGGAAGGGAACACTGAGGCTCATAGTGTATGGAAGACTCAGGGAGTCGGGGCAGAGCTGGGCCTTTTCGGCTCCTAGGTCTTGGCTCTTCCCTCCAGTTCTGAGCCTGATAGTAGGACTCGTCTTAAGGAGATTGAGaagtttcctctcctttcccGGCAGGGTCTCTGTGTGGGGAGAACCCCCAGTCCCAATGGGAGACCAGTGAGACCTCCCTGGTTCACGGCAGGGACAGGTGCACAAGCTGGACGGGCTGGTATGGGGAGAGGCATGCAAGAAATGCTTGCTAGTTCTTCCATCTGTTTTCCCACAATGTCAAATTGCTGTTCTCaacatatgccaggcactggctTTACTGTTGACAATGCAGAGGTAAGCAGGCAGGTGAAGACAAAATGGGTTGTAATGAAGTgggtattcttcagctctgtgttCTGGAGACAGGGAATGGGACATTTAAATAGGGCCTGGGGAGATAAGGAGGAATCTGTCAGATAaggaagggcagggaggacaTTCAGGGAGCAGAGAAAAGTCTAGGGCTTTACATGTGCCCAAGTGGGAGATGGACAGGTTGGAAAGGCAGGTGTTGGCCGCATCCAGGTTGTGGAGGGCTTTGAATACCTCCATTCTGCAGGTGACAGGGGTGAGACATGTTGCAGGGTTTCAGAGGAAGTTAACAAGGTACCACGCCTGAGCCTGTGGAATGGAGGCCATCATACCAGGGAATCCTGGGGCCTTCCTTAGAGTTGACTTTAGAAATTCAgcttctagggacacctgggtggctcagcggtttagcgccgccttcagcccagggaattaaaaaaaaagttccatagttttcctgatcctggagtcctgggatcgagtctcacatctggctccctgcatggagcctgcttctccctctgcctgtgtctctgcccgtctctctgtgtctctcatgaataaataaaaaaaatcttaaaaaaaaaaagaaaaagaaattcagcttCTAACATTGAGCACAAGTTGGCCTTAACATGGTCACAGGAAGACTTCACATACTTACTTTTAAGATCACTGTGGGTAGCGGTGTGCCTGGCCCTGTGCCGAacacttttaaatgtttaaaaaatgtgttgtggggcagccccagtggcacagcggtttagtgccacctgcggcccagggcgtgatcctggagacctggggtcgagtcccacgtcaggcttcctgcatggagcccgcttctccctctgcctgtgtctctgcctctttctctctgtgcctctatgaataaataaataaaaaaaaatcttaaaaaaaatgtgttgtgaATGTATGAGATACAGAAGAATCAATGAAATGTATTTGGACCATAGGGGGCAATGGTGAGATGATGAACCTCCGTGCACCCACCACTTAGGAATTTAGAGGCCCCAACTCTGCATTCCTGACTTaattgtttctttggttttctccttccttccttccttccttccttccctccctccctccctcccttcttcctcttcctccttctttttcttttcattttcttaaccaggtataatttacatacagtaataTTCACTTTCTTTAGTGTACAGTatgtgagttttgacaaacacaTATAGTGGTGTAACTACCACCACTCTGAAGGTGTGGAAGGGTTTCATCATGCGCTAGAACCCCTCCTGCCACACACAAcactcccaccccccctcctTTGGAGTCCATGCCCCCCTCCCTCTAGCCCCTGCTGACTACTGTCGCTAGAGTTTTGCGTTTTCCAGGATGTCATATGATTAtatgcttcttttcctttttttaaagatattatttatttattcatgagagagaaagagagagagaggcagagacatagggagagggagaagcaggctccatgcagggaacctgatgtgggactcgatcccgggactccaggatcacaccctgggccaaaggcaggtgttaaaccactgaaccacccaagcgtcccttcctttgcttttctttatagagTTCTATCTCCTACATGTGAACCCCTATACGATAGATTGATTAGTTTGGGTGAATTGAGCAGAAGTTTTAACCATAGATATATACAGGAAGGGCAGAACCAAGCCTGTTGGCTGAAGGCTTGCTGGGCACTGGGTACTAGATGGTCTCTGGGGCCTGGTTCAGCCTTGGCTTCCTTGGCAGTTTCCAAGGTCCCTTCTGGGGACATTGTGGACAAAGTCATAAATGAATCTTGGGGAAGCAGTTGGGCCATTTGACAGATACTAGGTATCTTCAGGCACAAGATCGGGGGATGGTTCCTGTGGCCTGCCTGTAGCTCCCAGGAGCAAGTCTGCGTAGGATGTGTCTTGAGTGAGGTGAGTGCTCTAGCCAGTGCGAATATGAGACATGTAATGGAAAGCTTCACAAGGTCAGGCCAAGACCAGTTATGTTTCACCTGGAATCCTGTCCTCAGGGTAGATGCAGTGAGAGTGAGGTAGGCACGTCCCCAGTGTGTCTGCCTCTTGcttgggtccttttttttttttttaaagattttatttattcatgagagacacagagagagagacagagagagacagagacacaggcagagggagaagcaggctccatgcagggagcttgacgtgggactcaatcccgggtctccaggatcatgccctgggctgaaggtggcgctaaaccgctgagccaccggggctgcccctgcttAGGTCCTTTTATCGGATCTGGGCTGGCCATAGCTCCCCTGTCTGGGGATGCATGGTCTGGGATCTGCCTTTTCTGCTTCCCGTATTGGAGCTCCTGTTCCTTGTCTCCCATGCCTTTGTCATTCCCAGCTGACTGTCTTGTGTTGGGGCACGTCCCTCATCCTGTTGTGAGGCTTAGAGAAGGCCAGTCCTGTGGCAGCTTGTACATCTAACAGTGTCTTCACTGGTCATCGAGGGTTTAACTGGTGTGGCCTTCCAGGGGTTCACACCTTGTGTAAACAGCTCAGTATTTTGTGTATGTGGCTCCTTTGTTGACCACTGTTGCTATTGATTCCAGACCCTTCGTATGTGACCTTTCTTCAACAGCTTGTAGAACCTGCTCTTTCCCTCTAGAGTTAAGAGATTTCACAGTGATCTCTTTGGATTTTGGGTCTCTTTTCACCCTCATGTGAGGACTGGGTGGTTCCTTTCAGTTTGACAAGTTCagtctttgggttttctgcaTATGTAATCGTTGGCTATGAGACGGAGGGGGGTGGTTGAGTGCCAGGGGAAGCAGTGAGGAGGTATGGTCTTAGTGGCTGGAAGAGTGGGGTGAGCCCTCTGAGAGCTATTCCCTTCCTTCCCGCAGCCTGGCTCCTAGGAAgactgaggaggaagaggaagaggagctggAGGAGACAGCCCAGGAGAAGAAGCTTCGCTTGGCCAAGCTCTAcctggagcagctcaggcagCAAGGTGAGCCCATGCActggcaggcaggggcagggcctgtGTCCAAGACCACCTGCTGTGCCCCAGCCGCCTGACGGGTGGCTGAGCAGGTACCTGGTGGATTGCCAGAGCTGCTGGTGTGGGATTTCCTGAAGGAGGGTGGCTGGGAGACTAATGGGCCTCCTGGGGTGGGTCTGACCTTCAGGGGGCTTTAGCCTAATCTCTAAGTAATGGCAGGGGTTAGGCAGGAGGAGATCTCTCCTTTGCCCAAGGCAGCCTGAACTTCCCTTGGGACACAACCCGAGTGTTTGGAGCCCAAGACCAaggcagtggggtggggtgggaatgggAAGGGAAAAGTGGAGTCTAGGCCTACATTGACTTGGTCTGGTCTGTCCTTGCATAGAGGAGGAGAAGGCCGAGGCCCGGGCATTTGAGGAGGACCAGGTGGCAGGGCGCCTGAAGGAGGATGTGGTGAGTTGTGGAGGGAAGGCGGTGGGAGAGAAGGGTTGGGCTGGTCCTGCTCTTGGGAGCtcatccctctcctctctgtgcagctggagcagaggggcaggCTGCAGAAGTCGGTGGCAAAGGAGGTAAGCGGGCAGGGGACTTTGATGTAAGATTGAAGTGAATCATGGGTCCCACATGGGTAGGTGAGTGAATGGCCTAACTGGGGACTCAGGCTGTGGGGTTTTTGCTCTGGAACTTGGGGGGCACTTAGGCAGACAGAGTCAGGTAAGGGTCTGATGCTTGCAGCCCTGGTCAGGGTGGTGGGAaaggatggtgtgtgtgtgtgtgtgtgtgtgtgtgtgtgtgtgtgtacacgcgtgtgtgcacgtgtggtGTGTGTGCGAGTGAGTGAGCATCTAGGGGCCTTCTTGTCCTCTGTGGCAGTGACCTCACTCTGCTTGCCCAGATTCAGGGCCCAGCCCCGGCTGACATCCGTGTCTTACGGGGGCACCAGCTCTCCATCACGTGTGTGGTCATCACCCCCGATGACTCTGCCATCTTCTCTGCTGCCAAAGACTGCACCATTATCAAGTGTGAGTGAGCCTGGCTTGGGGGTGCAGACCCGGGGATCTTTTGGGAGGGCTGATCTGTGGAGGAGGGAGTAATCAGGGCAGACTGAGGCCTGGTGGGGGAAGCTTCTGGACATAAGTTTATTCCTAAGGAGGTGTTCTCTGGGTGCCAGTGAAAGCTTCTGCCTAAGAGTGGGGCTTGAGCTCCCCGTCGCTGTCATTGGAGGCGATTGAACAGAGGCAGGATACTGATGAATGGGGATTGGTGCTGTAGGTGGGCAGTTGGAGGACACTTGAGGCTCTGTGCTGTCCTGGGATTGCATCCCGGTCTTCCTGGGTACCCCCCTTCGACAGCTGAGTACTGTTTTCATCCACCCTTAGGAGAAACTGGAAGAACTCGTACCCTTGGTCCTAAGGCACTTTCCTATCCTCTCTGGGGCTTCGTGGCTGCCCTTGGGGGGTTACTGTCACTGGGTGACAGATGAGGAACCTGGGGATTATACAGGGGCTCACGGCAGCCGAGCTGAGTTCTGCTCTGAAGGCACCACTTTCTCCACAGCCCCGTGCTGCCCCTGAGGGGGTTGCCAGCCAGTCCTACCCTCTGTCCCAGTaactttctctttcctgttgTCAGGGAGCGTGGAGACTGGACGGAAGCTTCACGTGATCCCACGGGCCAAGAAGGGTGTTGAGGGGCAACCCCCCAGCCACAGCAGCCATATTCTCTGCATGGCCATCTCCTCTGACGGCAAGTACCTCGTAAGGCAGTGCTGGCCCCGGGGGGTGGGCGAGAGTCGGGGGCACACATTGGGTGCCTGTGGCCATTGTCCTCATCTCCACAGGCCTCGGGTGACCGCAGCAAGCTCATTCTCATATGGGAGGCCCAGAGCTGCCAGCACCTGTACACTTTCACAGGCCATCGGGATGCCGTGTCGGTAGGAGCTGTGGGCATTTACCAAGCAACCAAGTGGGCCGGGCTGGGGCAATGGGCTGAATGAGGCAGAGGGTGTCCATCCTCAGGGACATAAAGGAGGTGAAGGGGAATTGCGGGGAGACTGAGCTTGCCTAGGGAGTGGGGAGGCTGCTCAGGAGTGCACCGCTGCCTCCCTGGGCTTGTGACGTGCTTTTTAGGAGGAAATCCTCCCCTGGCGAGGACTTCTGTCTCGCCTGCTGTGGTCCAGGTCCACTTTTGCTTCCTGTCCATGTATCTGTAGGGTCTGGCATTCCGCAGAGGAACCCACCAGCTCTATAGCACATCCCATGATCGCTCTGTGAAGGTGTGGAACGTGGCGGAGAACTCCTATGTGGAGACACTGTGAGTGTGCACGGGGAAAGGGTGTGCAGATGCATGTGCCAGTGCACATGGGACCccatcctccctctgccccctctccccctccagctTTGGGCACCAGGATGCCGTCGCTGCGCTGGATGCCTTGAGCAGGGAGTGCTGTGTGACGGCTGGGGGCCGGGACGGGACGGTGCGTGTGTGGAAGATTCCTGAGGAGTCCCAGCTTGTCTTCTATGGCCACCAGTAAGGCTATCCACTGGGCCAGgtcaggggagaggggctggggtggggctgtGCCCCTCACTGTTCCTTTTGCCAGGGGCTCCATCGACAGCATCCAGCTTATCAACGAGGAGCACATGGTATCGGGCGCAGATGATGGGTAAGAGCTGCCTTTGGGATGCCTTGCACCACTACCGCTGCTCCTGGACTTGGCTCCAGGAACCTTCCCTTGTGGCAGTGGGATTCCTTTCTGCTGAGTGGCCTTTCTGCCCTACCCCAGCCCCTTGCCAATTATGTTCTTTGTCCACAGCTCTGTGGCCTTGTGGGGTCTCTCTAAGAAGCGGCCGCTCGCCCTGCAGCGTGAGGCCCATGGGCTGCGGGGGGAGCCAGGCCTCGAGCAGCCCTTCTGGGTATCAGCAGTGGCGGCCCTGCTCAACACAGACCTTGTAGCCACAGGTGGGTGCCCTTTGAGGCAGAAAAGAGGGGGTTGCAGGGTGGGCCAGTGCGGGGGCGCTCACTATCTCCCTGACCCCTCAGGCTCCCACAACTCTTGCGTGAGGCTCTGGCAGTGTGGGGAGGGCTTCCGGCAGCTTGAACCTCTCTGCGACATTCCCCTGGTAAGTGGGGCTTGAATGCCTCGCCTATCTTTGCCACACTCCTGAGGCCCTAGAGTTCAGGGCACCTGGGATTAGccccttattgttttttttcttgccagAAGGGAGGCTCCTCAGGGCAAGGCTATGACTTGTTATTTTATAGTGCCAGTTCCTACCACAGGGCCTGATAGgaacccttcctccctcctccactcctgtctccccccacctctcctcttaAACATTCACCTCCACCCTGTCCTGGGTACAGGGGAACAAGGCTAGGACAGCAGggcacagcatgtgcaaaggcatgGGGGTGTCTGATGCTATGATGGCACCAATGGTGCCAGATTGGGCCCAGGCTAGGGGGTGTGGACACAGGGTGCCCTGAGGGAGATGGCAGGATGGTCGGTAACGTCTGGTGACAGCGCAGGGCTTGGTGATGGCCATGGGGTCTCCGGGACCTCACAGCTGGGAGCCACGCCTTAGGCCACCCCCTGAAACGTGACGTATTTGGCTTTCACTGTCTCCTTAAATCCTCACAAACTGCCTGTGAGGCCAGCGTGATGTTTCCCTCCATCTCACAGACGTGGAGGCTGAGGCCCTGAGGGGTCAGGGACTGATCAGGGGGCCCTGATCTGCtggggcagagcagggatttAAGCTCCTAGGGCCAAGCCTGTGGCAGTGAGGCCAGGGCTGTGGTGCTAGGGAggcgtggcgggggggggggggggggcggggtaggGGAAGGTGTGGGAGGGGTCTGTCCTCACATTTTCCCACATCTCTCCCTTTTCTCAGGTGGGTTTTATTAATAGCCTCAAGTTCTCCAGTTCGGGGGATTTCCTGGTGGCTGGGGTCGGGCAGGAGCACAGGTATGAGGCACCCTGGGAGGTGGCACTGGCTGGGCTACCAGATGGGGTACAGGGGGCTGGGCCTGGCCTCAGCTGCTTCCCTTCTACCCCCTGCAGGCTTGGCCGCTGGTGGCGCATCAAAGAGGCTCGGAACTCCGTCTGCATCATCCCGCTCCACAgggcccccaggccccctgcGGCAGGCTCCTGACTCCTCTCCCCTTTATTTAAGTCCTTTCTAGACCAGGCCCTGCCCTCTTTGTATTAAAAGCCTCCTCTTTTGGGCTTTGTCTCTTGAAGCTTCTCgactggggagggagggtgaTGGCAggactgtggggggggggggcagggctcCTACCAGCATCTCTGATGCATAAGGGCTTTCTGTCCTTTCATGGAACCTGGGGATGGAGACCTCATCCACCTCCTGGTCTCTTGAGTATCCTCTGTGACCTTGTTAGGCCAGCTCCCCACCCACTGCTCTGGGCTGCGAGGGGTCAGAAGCTGCAGACCCCTTGGCTAGGGAGCCATGGCTGTCCAGTTATGTACCAGGGCTGGCTGTCAGTCAGAATTGAAATGAAGAAAGCTAGGCCTGCATGTCAGGCTTACCTGGCCCACCCAGGCCAGTTCAGGAAGCTAGAGATGGGTGGGGTAGGGGGATACCACACTGCCTACTACCTGAGGACAAGTGTCAGAGTTGAGAATAGCTCTGCCCTTGGTCTGAATGCCAGCCAGGCTGTCACAAGAATGTTCTTTCTGCTGATTTTATCTATTGGACAATTCACTCCTGCTACTGGCGGAGCCAGGAGAGACAGACCAGAGATGTAGAAGTGCAGGAAAGTATCCTCTTAGTGGGAAGAAGGAAATGTTATGGGTTCTGCTCTAACCTTTTTTTAACCCAttgggctcaaccactgagcctgtAGTTCCCAAGAGGCAGCATGGTCCCCTCGGGAGGAAGCCACAGGGCTTTTCTCCTGCTACCATGCTCAGGAGGCTTCCCCTCAGACAGACCTGCTCTTGCCTGCCTTCATTTCTCCTGGGGCCAGAGGGGTCAGGTTCAGATCAAAGCCCTGAAAATCCTGTTCTGAATCAGAAGATGGTGATAGAATTCGCTTCCTGTGTCTTGCCTCACATTGAGCTCAGTGATGGCATACACACACTTCCCAAAAGCCATGGCATAGCAACACCGAAGTGCACCTTAATACATGAACCCCTTTCCCATGGTACACTCCTATTGGGAGAAATCCACAGTCTTGAATCCTTGCTCCTCTATAAATAatacatcattttt encodes:
- the PARP3 gene encoding protein mono-ADP-ribosyltransferase PARP3 — translated: MAPKRKPQVQQEGPEKKKGRQGAEEEDSFRSTAEALRAAPTEKHVVRVDPACPLSHNPQTQVHEDYACTLNQTNIGRNNNKFYIIQLLEEGDRFACWNRWGRVGEVGQSKLSYFVLLEDAKKDFEKKFQDKTKNRWVERDHFVAHPGKYTLIEVQGEDEAQEAVVKVDGGSVRNIVQRVRPCSLDAPTQKLITNIFSKDMFKNAMTLMNLDVKKMPLGKLSKQQIARGFEALEALELALKAPTDGGPNLEELSSHFYTVIPHNFSRNRPPPINSPELLQAKKDMLLVLADIELAQTLQASPEEEKVEEVPHPLDRDYQLLKCQLQLLDPEEPEYKVIHTYLEKTGGTYRCPALQHIWKVNREGEGDRFQAHSKLSNRKLLWHGTNVAVVAAILASGLRIMPHSGGRVGKGIYFASENSKSAGYVTGISCGAHQIGYMFLGEVALGREHHITIDDPSLKQPPPGFDSVIARGSTEPDPSQDTELELDGQRVVVPQGQPVPCAEFSSSRFFQSEYLIYQESQCHLRYLLEVHL
- the RRP9 gene encoding U3 small nucleolar RNA-interacting protein 2 encodes the protein MSAAAAARKRGRPASGAAAGAGAGKRRRKADSAGDRGKSKGGGKMNEEISSDSESESLAPRKTEEEEEEELEETAQEKKLRLAKLYLEQLRQQEEEKAEARAFEEDQVAGRLKEDVLEQRGRLQKSVAKEIQGPAPADIRVLRGHQLSITCVVITPDDSAIFSAAKDCTIIKWSVETGRKLHVIPRAKKGVEGQPPSHSSHILCMAISSDGKYLASGDRSKLILIWEAQSCQHLYTFTGHRDAVSGLAFRRGTHQLYSTSHDRSVKVWNVAENSYVETLFGHQDAVAALDALSRECCVTAGGRDGTVRVWKIPEESQLVFYGHQGSIDSIQLINEEHMVSGADDGSVALWGLSKKRPLALQREAHGLRGEPGLEQPFWVSAVAALLNTDLVATGSHNSCVRLWQCGEGFRQLEPLCDIPLVGFINSLKFSSSGDFLVAGVGQEHRLGRWWRIKEARNSVCIIPLHRAPRPPAAGS